From the Choloepus didactylus isolate mChoDid1 chromosome 20, mChoDid1.pri, whole genome shotgun sequence genome, one window contains:
- the LZTS1 gene encoding leucine zipper putative tumor suppressor 1 → MGSVSSLISGHSFHSKHCRASQYKLRKSSHLKKLNRYSDGLLRFGFSQDSGHGKSSSKMGKSEDFFYIKVSQKARGSHHPDYTALSSGDIGGQAGVDFGSSTPPKLMPFSNQLEMGSEKGAARPTAFKPVLPRSGAILHSSPDSASHQLHPVPPDKPKEQELKPSLCSGALSDSGRNSMSSLPTHSTSSSYQLDPLVTPVGPTSRFGGSAHNITQGVILQDSNMMSLKALSFSDGGSKLAHPGKADKGSACVRSPISTDECSIQELEQKLLERESKLQKLQCSFEEKELASSQVYEERQRRCKEELEGLEQKCSGRLKQASQKSQRAQQVLHLQVLQLQQEKRQLRQELESLMKEQDLLETKLRSYEKEKTNFAPALEETQWEVCQKSGEISLLKQQLKESQTEVNTKASEILSLKAQLKDTRGKLEGMELKTQDLESALRTKGLELEVCENELQRKKNESELLREKVNLLEQELLELRAQAALQRDGASLGPGPTFSEDIPALQRELERLRAELREERQGHDQMSSGFQHERLVWKEEKEKVIQYQKQLQQSYLAMYQRNQRLEKALQQLARGEGAGEPLELDLEGADIPYEDIIATEI, encoded by the exons ATGGGCAGCGTCAGCAGCCTCATCTCTGGCCACAGCTTCCACAGCAAGCACTGCCGGGCCTCCCAGTACAAGCTGCGCAAGTCCTCCCACCTCAAGAAGCTCAATCGATATTCAGATGGGCTGCTGAGGTTTGGCTTTTCCCAAGACTCGGGTCATGGCAAGTCCAGCTCCAAAATGGGCAAGAGTGAAGACTTCTTCTACATCAAGGTCAGCCAGAAGGCCCGGGGCTCCCACCACCCAGACTACACTGCCCTGTCCAGTGGGGACATAGGAGGCCAGGCTGGAGTGGACTTTGGCTCATCCACCCCACCCAAGCTCATGCCCTTCTCCAATCAGCTAGAAATG ggCTCGGAGAAGGGGGCAGCGAGGCCCACGGCGTTCAAGCCCGTGCTGCCGCGGTCGGGAGCCATCCTCCACTCCTCCCCCGACAGCGCCAGCCACCAGCTGCATCCGGTGCCTCCAGACAAGCCCAAGGAGCAGGAGCTGAAGCCCAGCCTGTGCTCCGGGGCGCTGTCTGACTCCGGCCGGAACTCCATGTCCAGTCTGCCCACGCACAGCACCAGTAGCAGCTACCAGCTGGACCCGCTGGTCACCCCCGTGGGGCCCACCAGCCGTTTTGGGGGCTCAGCCCACAACATCACCCAGGGCGTCATCCTCCAGGACAGCAACATGATGAGCCTGAAGGCTCTGTCTTTCTCGGACGGGGGTAGCAAGCTGGCCCACCCGGGCAAGGCGGACAAGGGCTCCGCGTGCGTCCGCTCCCCCATCTCCACGGACGAGTGCAGCATCCAGGAGCTTGAGCAGAAGTTGCTGGAGAGGGAGAGCAAGCTGCAGAAGCTACAGTGCAGCTTCGAGGAGAAGGAGCTGGCCTCCAGCCAGGTCTATGAGGAGCGGCAGCGGCGCTGCAAGGAGGAGCTGGAGGGCCTGGAGCAGAAGTGCAGCGGCAGGTTGAAGCAGGCCTCGCAGAAGAGCCAGCGTGCGCAGCAGGTGCTGCACCTCCAGGTGCTCCAGCTCCAGCAGGAGAAGCGGCAGCTGCGGCAGGAGCTCGAGAGCCTCATGAAGGAGCAGGACCTGCTGGAGACTAAGCTGAGATCCTATGAGAAAGAGAAGACCAACTTTGCCCCCGCTCTGGAGGAGACCCAGTGGGAG GTGTGCCAGAAGTCAGGTGAGATCTCTCTCCTGAAGCAGCAGCTGAAAGAGTCCCAGACAGAGGTCAACACCAAGGCCAGTGAGATCCTCAGTCTGAAGGCACAGCTGAAGGACACCCGGGGCAAGCTGGAGGGCATGGAGCTGAAGACGCAGGACCTGGAGAGCGCGCTGCGCACCAAGGGCCTAGAGCTGGAGGTCTGCGAGAACGAGCTGCAGCGCAAGAAGAACGAGTCAGAGCTGCTGCGAGAGAAGGTGAACCTGCTGGAACAGGAGCTGCTGGAGCTGCGGGCCCAGGCCGCCCTGCAGCGGGATGGGGCGTCCCTGGGGCCCGGGCCCACCTTCTCCGAGGACATCCCTGCCCTGCAGCGGGAGCTGGAGCGGCTCCGGGCCGAGCTGAGGGAGGAGCGGCAAGGTCATGACCAGATGTCCTCCGGCTTCCAGCACGAGCGGCTGGtgtggaaggaggagaaggagaaggtgaTCCAGTACCAGAAGCAGCTACAGCAGAGCTACCTGGCCATGTACCAGCGGAACCAGCGCCTGGAGAAGGCTCTGCAGCAGCTGGCccgtggggagggggcaggagagccTCTCGAGCTCGACCTGGAAGGGGCTGACATCCCCTACGAGGACATCATAGCAACTGAGATCTGA